CCGATTGGGAATATATATAAGTATGAGATCCCCTGTGGCGTCGTTAACGTAATTGTTTCTGTATCTAGTGAATGATCGTCAATAGTGTGTAAAgtagtttttgttttgtctGCTTTTACGATGGAATATGTGATGGGTTGTTCTTATGGTTGTGAAGACTTTGACGAATGTGTCAAACAATGCAAAAATGACGAAAACTGTAAAAAAAAGCAAACAATGATGATATGATATGATATATCTGTAGTAAATACTGTCGCTATCTCCCTCTATGGTTAAACTAATTAAAGCAACAGCGGTTTGGGATTGTGAGCAGTACTAATGAATATGTATGACGACAAACTACCGAAAGTTTCaataaaaatcaaatgaaatataatgaaaaaacaaaagaaaggCAATGAAAAGAACGTAAACTAGTCGGTTTTGGGGAGACGGTGGTGAGTGGTATGGTAGGAATTGATATAGCTAGaggaaagaaaacaattgaaaaaggaagaaCCCAATATGTACTATGGAAAGTGTTGTAGttggttgttggtgatttgtGGTTAATCAATGCAGTTTGTGGATtgggtggtggtggtgatgatgatgataatgtAAACTTCTTGGGTTAACGATGTATCAAAGAAGGATGGAAAGTGGGTAAGAGTAGTTTAAAAAAATTCGGAAAGGATTGTTGGTTATTCTTATATGGATAAATGAACTATTTGCAATACTTggaatttggaattgaaaatttattgtGTTACTGGTATATGCATTAACAAAggaataaaataaaataaaataaaataaaatggCTACTTTTGTGTCTTGAACTTGTTTAGTGTTATATGTGCCATTATGCAGTACTACAGTCAAGAGACGAAGGAGGTGTTGAAGTGTAGTGTGGTAGTGTGTATAAAGCATACAGCCACAAAACTCCCAAAAAAGTGTCTGCCGTATCATTTGAGACACAAAGGGGTAACTGCTTACCACTTTCATACTTTTAGAGTTTCTTATGACATAAAAGAAAGACAAAAATTTGGAACTAAAGCTCAACCACAATT
The Candida orthopsilosis Co 90-125, chromosome 5 draft sequence genome window above contains:
- a CDS encoding Cln3 G1 cyclin, translated to MYSPSDIVCCLLFVAVQYMDKLWTHTLYVLQQLWLSFSSKFLSFFYVIRNSKSMKVVSSYPFVSQMIRQTLFWEFCGCMLYTHYHTTLQHLLRLLTVVSHNGTYNTKQVQDTKVAILFYFILFYSFVNAYTSNTINFQFQIPSIANSSFIHIRITNNPFRIFLNYSYPLSILL